One Candidatus Korarchaeum sp. genomic region harbors:
- a CDS encoding DEAD/DEAH box helicase, giving the protein MRVRVADRTFERSLPDSLFEGVKEKLKSVCRFEPSRATWVLDPRKAICRDPSFLSELFGVPEELIREEVQRYRSEVDERLRRMFERGKFAFLPCGEVKEPFGVEEGLAVVDLREIRNLVSKLGPLRAYEKLINSINGYYLDELLEKVREILSVKKEVVMREGKRGIILEIPYADEGLLRDLESIATVKYYVKTLREVRVQEIRVLRRVDGCFEAPYFTNHWISRIAGRNGFSVRDEVSWPDEEVHPLKNFSLYDFQEEAVRRWEDNGKFGTIVMPTGAGKTYVGLEAIFRTSRSTLVCVVNEEMVGQWVELVRERLSLNPGVFSGRRKEVRPITVGIYNSVAKHIDSLYDRFSLIIFDEVHHVPASTFKEVAFRSKAKYRLGLSATPERADGNDHLIFLTSGDIVYKISFSELLSRGFLAPVRHHLILVNLSEEERRRMERELVFARTEEDRRLIEKRHALRAREKLREVLRIMEEVRDRKVLIFTEYVDQAEEIYGELRRRGYRAELMIGKTSNRAEIFDRFRRGEVNVIVTTRVLDEGIDVPDADVAIIVSGSGSRRQMAQRVGRVVRGAPGKVADVYEIVTRGTVEERLSRARRRGIPFLRREGFYRS; this is encoded by the coding sequence TTGAGGGTTAGGGTAGCCGATAGGACCTTCGAGAGGTCCTTACCCGACTCCCTCTTCGAGGGCGTCAAGGAGAAGCTGAAGTCTGTCTGCAGGTTCGAACCCTCGAGGGCGACCTGGGTGCTAGATCCCAGGAAGGCGATTTGTAGGGATCCAAGCTTTCTATCCGAGTTATTCGGGGTCCCCGAGGAGTTGATAAGGGAGGAGGTTCAGAGGTACAGGTCCGAGGTGGATGAGAGGCTCAGGAGGATGTTCGAGAGGGGGAAGTTCGCTTTCCTCCCGTGCGGCGAGGTCAAGGAACCCTTCGGGGTCGAGGAGGGGCTTGCTGTCGTAGACTTGAGGGAAATTAGGAACCTGGTCTCAAAATTGGGACCATTAAGAGCTTATGAAAAGCTGATTAATTCGATAAATGGCTATTATCTTGATGAACTCTTGGAGAAAGTGAGAGAGATTCTTTCAGTTAAGAAGGAAGTCGTTATGAGGGAGGGAAAGAGGGGGATTATCCTGGAGATCCCCTACGCAGATGAGGGCCTGTTGAGGGATCTGGAGAGCATAGCAACCGTGAAGTACTACGTCAAGACGCTGAGGGAGGTCAGGGTGCAGGAGATAAGGGTACTGAGGAGGGTTGACGGTTGCTTCGAAGCCCCTTACTTCACCAATCACTGGATCAGCAGGATAGCCGGCAGGAACGGGTTCTCGGTTAGGGATGAGGTGAGCTGGCCCGATGAGGAGGTGCACCCCCTCAAGAACTTCTCGCTCTACGACTTTCAGGAGGAGGCCGTGAGGAGGTGGGAGGATAACGGGAAGTTCGGGACAATAGTGATGCCTACCGGGGCTGGGAAGACTTACGTAGGATTGGAGGCCATATTCAGGACATCTAGGAGCACCTTAGTATGCGTCGTCAATGAGGAGATGGTGGGCCAGTGGGTTGAGCTGGTGAGGGAGAGGCTCTCGCTCAATCCGGGGGTCTTCTCGGGGAGGAGGAAGGAGGTGAGGCCCATTACAGTGGGTATCTACAACTCAGTGGCTAAGCACATAGACTCGCTTTACGATAGGTTTTCCCTCATAATATTCGATGAGGTGCATCACGTTCCGGCTTCCACGTTCAAGGAGGTAGCCTTCAGGTCCAAGGCCAAGTACAGGCTGGGGCTCTCAGCCACCCCCGAGAGGGCCGATGGGAACGATCACCTCATATTCCTCACCTCAGGCGATATAGTGTACAAGATAAGCTTCTCGGAGCTCCTCTCCAGAGGTTTCCTGGCCCCCGTGAGGCATCACCTGATCCTAGTCAACCTCAGTGAGGAGGAGAGAAGGAGGATGGAGAGGGAGCTTGTGTTCGCTAGGACCGAGGAGGACAGAAGGCTGATTGAGAAGAGGCACGCTCTGAGGGCTAGGGAGAAGCTGAGGGAGGTGCTTAGGATAATGGAGGAGGTCAGGGACAGGAAGGTGCTCATATTCACGGAGTACGTGGATCAGGCTGAGGAGATATACGGGGAACTCAGGAGGAGGGGTTACAGGGCCGAGCTGATGATAGGGAAGACCTCAAACAGGGCTGAGATATTCGATAGGTTCAGGAGGGGGGAGGTGAACGTGATAGTGACCACCAGGGTCCTGGACGAGGGGATAGACGTTCCGGATGCTGATGTGGCCATCATAGTCAGCGGATCCGGATCAAGGAGGCAGATGGCCCAGAGGGTCGGGAGGGTGGTTAGGGGAGCTCCGGGGAAAGTAGCCGATGTCTACGAGATAGTGACGAGGGGGACCGTTGAGGAGAGGCTATCTAGGGCGAGGAGAAGGGGAATACCCTTCCTCAGAAGGGAAGGTTTTTATAGAAGTTAG
- a CDS encoding 50S ribosomal protein L5: MSLDEVREGILRKWESNPMLIPRVMAVTLNIAVGRSGEVLERAGKVLEELTGQKPVERRAKRTIREFGIRKKEPIAVSVTVRGKKAVELLDRLAEAVGRRIKASSFDEFGNFAFGIKEHIDIPGVKYRADIGIFGMDVMVSVGRPGYRIARRRVERRRIPLRQRVSKLESIVFAEKYLNLKVVEAGE, encoded by the coding sequence ATGAGCTTGGATGAGGTGAGGGAGGGAATCCTGAGGAAGTGGGAGAGCAACCCGATGTTGATCCCAAGGGTGATGGCTGTGACGTTGAACATAGCTGTCGGTAGGAGTGGGGAAGTGCTTGAGAGAGCCGGGAAAGTCTTGGAGGAACTGACAGGACAGAAACCAGTAGAGAGGAGAGCTAAGAGGACGATAAGAGAGTTTGGAATAAGGAAGAAGGAACCGATAGCAGTTTCAGTTACTGTAAGGGGGAAGAAGGCGGTTGAGCTACTTGATAGGTTAGCTGAAGCTGTCGGGAGGAGGATAAAGGCTAGCTCATTCGACGAGTTCGGGAACTTCGCTTTCGGGATAAAGGAACACATAGACATACCTGGTGTCAAGTACAGAGCGGATATAGGGATATTCGGGATGGACGTAATGGTTAGCGTGGGGAGACCCGGCTACAGGATTGCTAGGAGGAGGGTGGAGAGGCGGAGGATCCCCCTGAGGCAGAGGGTAAGCAAGCTGGAGTCGATTGTCTTCGCCGAGAAGTACTTAAATCTGAAGGTCGTCGAAGCGGGTGAGTAG
- a CDS encoding Lrp/AsnC family transcriptional regulator has product MDDLDISILSELVKDGRITVSELSKKLGVPRTTLDSRIRKLMESGFIRGFTAILDHKKIGYPITAFVLVQIRRRKPEQDRSNQEIFIEEVGRESEGRTDLPWIEEAHIITGDYDVLLKVRARDMDELTRFLITELARHPDVERTHTLMVLKSPYSGLAPLRKPPSP; this is encoded by the coding sequence ATGGATGACTTGGACATCAGTATACTCAGTGAGCTCGTGAAGGACGGGAGGATAACCGTAAGCGAGCTCTCGAAGAAGTTAGGCGTTCCTAGGACGACGCTGGATTCTAGGATAAGGAAACTGATGGAGTCGGGGTTCATAAGGGGGTTCACAGCGATCCTGGACCACAAGAAGATAGGGTACCCGATAACGGCTTTCGTCCTCGTTCAGATAAGGAGGAGGAAGCCGGAGCAGGATAGGTCGAATCAGGAGATATTCATCGAGGAGGTCGGGAGGGAGTCGGAGGGGAGAACGGACCTCCCCTGGATAGAGGAGGCTCACATAATAACTGGAGACTACGATGTCCTGCTCAAGGTGAGGGCTAGGGACATGGACGAGCTCACCAGGTTCCTGATAACTGAGCTCGCGAGGCACCCTGACGTCGAGAGGACGCACACGCTCATGGTCCTCAAGAGCCCCTACTCAGGACTGGCCCCCCTGAGGAAACCCCCTTCCCCTTAA
- a CDS encoding M20 family metallopeptidase, with amino-acid sequence MPYDVRDDEGMFLFLMDLVRVDTTAPGRRNYRRAVELIRGEAESIGMDTHIQDFKDEKGDLPNLIAWKDLGADRNLLLLSHYDVVPATGPWSLGNLLFDPFDPLRIDGRIYGRGAADDKSAVALSLSACGRVLRRGKAKYNPILAVVGDEEVGGNGVVALAERGLKEAGVEPDAVIVIDAAPDFVGIGASGVIHGDLVIKGRGGHAGRPFSATNPVHLAVKLADELLTGFSQVHASRLSAIPSPPGSPVPKLWGRFSITRMEAGTQHNVIPSEARLGFDIRFIPDEPKEDVITRFKAAVSAAACKLGAEVEVSVKETLNPGWMTEPNDDFINDVLNSYEKHFGSRAMAGSLGGNDGFVFARRGIPTASLGTIELESNAHGELENVRESVVIAMRDTLVDLMSAT; translated from the coding sequence ATGCCTTACGATGTGCGCGACGACGAGGGCATGTTCCTCTTCCTGATGGACCTCGTTAGGGTGGATACGACCGCCCCAGGTAGGAGGAACTACCGGAGGGCAGTTGAGCTGATCAGAGGTGAAGCTGAATCCATCGGGATGGATACTCACATCCAGGATTTCAAGGATGAGAAGGGTGATCTACCAAATCTAATAGCTTGGAAGGATTTAGGTGCTGATAGAAACCTCCTACTTCTTTCCCATTACGATGTCGTGCCTGCTACCGGTCCTTGGTCACTTGGAAACTTATTATTCGATCCATTCGATCCCTTGAGGATCGATGGGAGGATATACGGTAGGGGAGCGGCTGATGACAAGTCGGCCGTGGCCCTGAGTCTATCGGCCTGCGGTAGGGTGTTGAGGAGGGGCAAGGCTAAGTACAATCCGATTTTAGCCGTTGTCGGGGATGAGGAGGTGGGAGGGAATGGTGTAGTTGCTCTAGCTGAGAGAGGCCTGAAGGAGGCGGGAGTTGAGCCTGATGCTGTGATCGTAATAGACGCAGCCCCAGACTTCGTTGGGATAGGGGCCAGCGGTGTCATACACGGGGACCTCGTGATTAAGGGGAGAGGAGGTCACGCTGGAAGGCCCTTCTCAGCCACGAACCCGGTTCACCTGGCTGTGAAGCTGGCTGATGAACTGCTAACGGGCTTCTCACAGGTGCATGCCTCGAGGCTCTCTGCGATACCCTCTCCACCCGGATCTCCCGTGCCCAAGCTCTGGGGTAGGTTCAGCATCACCAGGATGGAAGCCGGAACCCAGCACAACGTCATCCCCAGCGAAGCCAGGTTAGGCTTCGACATAAGGTTCATCCCGGATGAGCCCAAGGAGGATGTTATAACTAGATTTAAGGCTGCTGTTAGCGCTGCTGCCTGCAAACTAGGAGCCGAGGTTGAGGTCAGTGTGAAGGAGACGCTGAATCCAGGCTGGATGACTGAACCGAATGACGATTTCATCAACGATGTCCTGAATAGTTACGAGAAGCACTTCGGGTCTAGGGCAATGGCTGGCTCCCTGGGAGGTAACGATGGATTCGTTTTCGCTAGGAGAGGGATCCCAACAGCATCTTTAGGAACTATAGAGCTCGAGAGCAACGCTCACGGTGAGCTCGAGAACGTCAGGGAGAGCGTGGTCATCGCCATGAGGGACACCCTAGTCGATCTCATGTCAGCTACCTGA
- a CDS encoding 5-formyltetrahydrofolate cyclo-ligase: protein MREEKEKLRRFVWRVMEDRGIAIFPKPVEGRIPNFIGAEEAARKLSLQREWKEAEVIFVNPDSPQRHVRYLGISQGKIVVMATPRIKEGFLLLDPEEIPASRYYEASTISGAFRYGRKVGLEVPRIDLKVTGSVAVDEGGGRVGKGHGYSDLEYGILGEIGAIGKRTPIATTIHDIQIVEKVPMEEHDMPLSLIVTPTKVIRTQRFGEPKVLWELVTPELEREVPLLRELRGRGFPQGGQS from the coding sequence TTGAGGGAGGAGAAGGAGAAGTTAAGGAGGTTCGTCTGGAGGGTTATGGAGGACAGGGGGATTGCCATCTTCCCTAAGCCCGTTGAGGGAAGGATACCGAATTTCATAGGCGCTGAGGAAGCCGCTAGGAAGCTGAGCCTCCAGAGGGAGTGGAAGGAGGCTGAAGTTATCTTCGTCAATCCGGATTCCCCTCAGAGACACGTGAGATACCTAGGTATCTCGCAAGGGAAGATAGTGGTGATGGCCACTCCCAGGATCAAGGAGGGGTTCCTTCTCCTCGATCCGGAGGAGATACCTGCGTCCAGATACTACGAAGCTTCCACGATATCGGGAGCATTCAGGTACGGGAGGAAGGTGGGTTTGGAGGTCCCTAGGATAGACCTCAAGGTGACTGGCTCGGTAGCCGTGGATGAGGGAGGGGGGAGGGTCGGTAAGGGACACGGTTACTCCGACCTGGAGTACGGGATACTGGGGGAGATCGGGGCTATCGGAAAGCGCACCCCGATCGCCACCACTATTCACGATATTCAGATCGTGGAGAAGGTCCCTATGGAGGAACATGACATGCCCTTGAGCCTGATAGTGACACCGACTAAGGTCATCAGGACGCAACGCTTCGGCGAACCCAAGGTGCTCTGGGAGCTGGTGACCCCTGAGCTCGAGAGGGAGGTTCCCCTGCTGAGGGAGTTAAGGGGAAGGGGGTTTCCTCAGGGGGGCCAGTCCTGA
- the rplX gene encoding 50S ribosomal protein L24 has protein sequence MQRTTSHKPSKQRKYLYNAPLHRRAKIMSAPLSGELRSKYGIRSLPVRKGDRVKVVRGDYRGTEGEVIAVDRKRYRIAIKGVVRKKVDGTEVPFPIHPSKVVITKLYLKDEARKGILERKGVKVEEVMEESE, from the coding sequence ATGCAGAGGACGACTTCGCACAAGCCTAGCAAACAGAGGAAGTACTTATACAACGCACCTCTACACAGAAGGGCTAAGATCATGTCAGCCCCGCTGTCCGGGGAGCTGAGGAGTAAGTACGGCATAAGATCGCTCCCGGTGAGGAAGGGTGATAGGGTGAAGGTGGTGAGAGGTGACTACAGGGGTACTGAGGGCGAGGTCATAGCTGTGGATAGGAAGAGGTATAGGATAGCGATTAAGGGGGTCGTCAGGAAGAAGGTAGACGGTACTGAGGTCCCCTTCCCGATACACCCATCGAAGGTAGTCATAACTAAGCTTTACCTCAAGGATGAAGCCAGAAAGGGGATCCTGGAGAGGAAGGGAGTTAAGGTTGAGGAGGTAATGGAGGAGAGTGAGTGA
- a CDS encoding 50S ribosomal protein L14 codes for MSKVARRRKVEGVKPKVSRGLPVRARLKCIDNTGAKLLMIIGVHGYKGRKDRVPTASVGDMVSVVVKKGRYDLMHKPFKAIVVRQRMPYRRKNGQWVVFEDNAAVLVNDDGTPRGSEFRGPVAKEAIERWPSLSVVSAQVV; via the coding sequence ATGTCGAAGGTAGCGAGGAGGAGGAAAGTAGAAGGTGTAAAACCTAAGGTATCGCGTGGCCTTCCAGTTAGGGCTAGACTGAAATGCATCGATAACACCGGGGCGAAGCTACTCATGATAATCGGTGTTCACGGTTACAAGGGGAGGAAGGATAGGGTGCCCACGGCGAGCGTAGGTGACATGGTCTCCGTCGTCGTCAAGAAGGGGAGGTACGACCTCATGCACAAACCCTTCAAGGCGATAGTGGTGAGGCAGCGGATGCCCTACAGGAGGAAGAACGGCCAGTGGGTTGTCTTCGAGGATAATGCAGCGGTTTTAGTCAACGATGATGGCACTCCGAGGGGTTCCGAATTCAGGGGGCCCGTAGCAAAGGAGGCCATAGAGAGGTGGCCCAGCCTGAGCGTGGTCTCAGCCCAAGTAGTATGA
- the feoB gene encoding ferrous iron transport protein B — MREFLVALAGSPNVGKSTLFNRMTGGNVQVANWAGVTLQKFEGVLNYGGVRLRIVDLPGTYSLSARDVGERIAREFIVKERPDVLVLIADATSLEKSLYLVVSALELYGRAVLALNMMDAAEKRGIHVNVEGLRGRLGVPVVPISALKKLGMGNLLREIIEVAEGGAGREEPLRVNYDGLERFIARLERRLREIGFEGYPLRWAAVRLLEGDEVLMEELSKENPELASEVSSLREEARIELATDPESLVISSRYGFIEEVLRENVRRVGLSGPSLEEALDDVLLHPIAGPISSVAIILATFFAVFTLNTGFPANLILRIMGFETLSDLIESYSLTGLLGSLLDSVSSGVGYALSSLGLGDFLVRLLSEGVLGSFGTLISFIPLLMITYIVLGALQDSGILPRAAASLDSLFRRFGLSGKAFFPAALGLGCNVPGVIATRGLEDEEERIVVSLAEPFIPCQARLVVLVAIAAAAFRDPLLQASLMASVYLLGVLTFLLSSKMLRKLLFKAREVPELLMELPPYHAPSVSVIWWYTKANTLHFLRKAGMIILTLGVLSWLALNFGPSGSIEDASESFASLAGGLLAPLLSPVGLNDWRFALALEVGFIAKEGLLVIFSSITGIADPVSAIREVGITPLRAASLALLMSFYVPCLATLSTILSELKAVKYVMIAIAMELAVAFFLSSLVYLTGSALGFK; from the coding sequence TTGAGGGAGTTCCTAGTGGCCCTAGCCGGCTCCCCCAACGTGGGTAAGAGCACCCTCTTCAACAGGATGACGGGTGGGAATGTCCAAGTCGCTAACTGGGCCGGGGTGACCCTCCAGAAGTTCGAGGGAGTGCTGAATTACGGTGGAGTGAGGCTGAGGATCGTCGATCTACCCGGGACCTACAGTCTCTCAGCTAGGGACGTTGGGGAGAGGATAGCTAGGGAGTTCATAGTGAAGGAGAGACCCGATGTCCTGGTCCTGATAGCGGATGCCACCTCACTTGAGAAGTCCCTCTACCTGGTGGTCAGTGCCCTCGAGCTCTACGGCAGGGCGGTGCTGGCTCTGAACATGATGGATGCCGCTGAGAAGAGGGGAATACATGTGAACGTTGAGGGCTTAAGGGGAAGACTAGGGGTTCCGGTGGTTCCGATATCGGCGCTGAAGAAGTTAGGTATGGGGAACCTGCTCAGGGAGATCATCGAGGTCGCCGAAGGTGGAGCGGGGAGGGAGGAACCCCTGAGGGTCAACTACGACGGGCTGGAGAGGTTCATAGCTAGGTTGGAGCGTAGGCTCAGGGAAATCGGTTTCGAGGGGTACCCCTTGAGGTGGGCCGCAGTAAGGCTGTTGGAGGGGGATGAGGTCCTGATGGAGGAGCTCTCGAAGGAGAATCCGGAGCTAGCTAGCGAAGTATCGAGTTTGCGGGAGGAGGCCAGGATAGAGCTGGCAACGGATCCCGAAAGCCTGGTCATATCCTCGAGGTACGGGTTCATAGAGGAGGTCCTCAGGGAGAACGTCAGGAGGGTGGGCTTATCCGGGCCCTCCCTGGAGGAGGCCCTGGATGACGTGCTGCTGCATCCGATCGCGGGTCCCATCTCATCCGTTGCAATCATACTAGCGACCTTCTTCGCGGTTTTCACCTTGAACACGGGGTTTCCAGCGAATTTAATCCTCAGGATCATGGGATTTGAGACTCTATCGGACCTAATTGAGAGCTATAGCCTCACGGGCCTTTTGGGATCACTATTGGACTCCGTGTCATCTGGAGTGGGGTACGCGCTCTCCTCACTGGGGCTAGGTGACTTCCTGGTGAGGTTGCTTTCAGAGGGTGTCTTGGGCAGCTTCGGGACCCTGATTTCATTTATCCCGCTCCTCATGATAACGTACATAGTCCTAGGGGCTCTTCAGGACAGCGGAATCCTTCCAAGAGCCGCTGCTTCCCTAGATAGTCTCTTCAGGAGGTTCGGTCTCAGTGGAAAAGCTTTCTTCCCAGCCGCCCTGGGGCTGGGGTGCAACGTCCCCGGGGTGATAGCTACCAGGGGCCTCGAGGACGAGGAGGAGAGAATCGTGGTTAGCTTGGCTGAACCATTCATCCCCTGTCAAGCTAGACTCGTGGTTCTAGTAGCTATAGCGGCCGCTGCCTTCCGTGATCCCCTACTTCAAGCATCCCTCATGGCCTCAGTATACCTGCTAGGTGTTCTCACATTTCTACTTTCATCTAAGATGCTCAGAAAATTGCTCTTCAAAGCTAGGGAGGTACCTGAGCTGCTCATGGAACTCCCCCCCTACCATGCGCCGAGCGTGAGCGTGATATGGTGGTACACGAAGGCCAATACGCTCCACTTCCTCAGGAAGGCCGGCATGATAATACTCACCCTAGGTGTCCTGTCCTGGTTGGCCCTGAACTTCGGTCCCTCAGGCAGCATCGAGGACGCATCCGAGAGCTTCGCCTCACTCGCGGGTGGACTTCTGGCCCCGCTACTCTCTCCCGTCGGTCTGAATGATTGGAGGTTCGCCTTAGCTCTAGAAGTTGGCTTCATAGCAAAAGAGGGATTATTAGTAATTTTCTCTTCGATAACAGGTATCGCAGATCCCGTAAGTGCGATAAGAGAGGTAGGGATAACTCCGCTGAGGGCCGCATCGCTGGCTCTCCTGATGAGCTTCTACGTCCCCTGCTTGGCTACGCTATCGACGATACTCTCGGAACTCAAGGCGGTTAAGTACGTTATGATAGCTATCGCGATGGAGCTAGCGGTAGCTTTCTTCCTCTCCTCCCTCGTCTACCTAACCGGATCAGCCTTGGGGTTTAAGTGA
- a CDS encoding 30S ribosomal protein S4e: protein MGKMGGSRHLKRLAAPGYYPVAKREKVWVVKPRPGPHSIEEGIPLLLIVRDVLKLATTAREARKIISMKKIYVDGKPRYDYKFQVGLMDVVSIPEMDSHYRVVPDPHRFLRLLEIPSSESRLKVVKVVGKRTIGGGRIQLSSHDGRNFLFDDGIGKEVKPGDSLLIELPSQGIREVLKFQEGSLVLVTKGRMAGRLGIVRELGGIVEMSDIDNPELTYRGVPKNVMVVGREVPRIKVR, encoded by the coding sequence ATGGGAAAGATGGGAGGTTCAAGGCATCTCAAGAGGTTAGCAGCTCCCGGCTATTACCCTGTAGCTAAGAGGGAGAAGGTCTGGGTCGTAAAGCCCAGGCCAGGACCCCACTCGATTGAAGAGGGTATACCCCTCCTCCTGATCGTCAGGGACGTCCTGAAGCTAGCTACTACAGCGAGGGAAGCGAGGAAGATAATAAGCATGAAGAAGATCTACGTGGATGGGAAGCCTCGTTACGATTACAAGTTCCAAGTAGGTTTGATGGACGTCGTATCGATACCCGAGATGGACTCCCACTACAGGGTGGTACCTGACCCCCATAGGTTCCTCAGGCTCTTGGAGATACCCTCTAGCGAGAGCAGGCTGAAGGTAGTCAAGGTGGTGGGGAAGAGGACCATCGGGGGAGGGAGGATCCAACTGTCCTCCCACGACGGCAGGAACTTCCTCTTCGACGATGGCATCGGTAAGGAGGTGAAGCCAGGTGATTCCCTGCTGATAGAGCTCCCCTCGCAGGGGATAAGGGAGGTGCTGAAGTTCCAGGAGGGCTCTCTAGTCCTAGTCACGAAGGGGAGGATGGCGGGTCGCTTGGGGATCGTCAGGGAGTTAGGGGGGATCGTGGAGATGAGCGACATCGATAACCCTGAGCTAACCTACAGAGGGGTTCCGAAGAACGTCATGGTAGTGGGGAGGGAAGTACCGAGGATCAAAGTGAGGTGA
- a CDS encoding transcriptional regulator, which translates to MRRLSQRERILEILMSSQEPLSVDDIARRLELDPRESREIYGHLEHVARTARAKYGRTLLMEPPQCRKCGYIFKDLKKPRKPSKCPKCGSEWISPPRFTIR; encoded by the coding sequence GTGCGGCGGTTGAGCCAAAGAGAGAGGATACTGGAGATTCTGATGAGCTCACAGGAGCCTCTCTCAGTCGATGATATAGCTAGGCGACTTGAACTAGACCCTAGGGAGTCCAGGGAGATATACGGCCATCTGGAGCACGTGGCTAGGACAGCTAGGGCTAAGTACGGGAGGACCCTCCTGATGGAACCACCTCAGTGTAGGAAGTGCGGTTACATCTTCAAGGACCTGAAAAAGCCTAGGAAGCCCAGCAAGTGCCCTAAGTGCGGGAGTGAGTGGATATCCCCTCCCAGGTTCACGATCAGGTAG
- a CDS encoding nucleoside monophosphate kinase, producing MLRLRIVLLGKPGSGKGTQGEYLAKALEIPRIVMSDLLKEEVRSGSDLGNLIRSHMDEGRLVPDEVVYMVLEKGLANALRGFILDGFPRNLRQAEWLDDFLSSRGLELDAVIHFDVSDLTVLRRMMGRLVCEKCGRTYNIFYDPPEDIRRCDCGGRLYQRNDDCYEKILKRLDVFREETEPLLDYYRARDKLVMIDASKDIEEVRKDALMALSELRVLRRSPK from the coding sequence GTGTTACGGTTGAGGATAGTGCTCCTGGGTAAGCCCGGCTCAGGTAAGGGTACTCAAGGGGAGTACCTAGCTAAGGCCCTCGAGATCCCCAGGATCGTGATGAGTGATCTCCTCAAGGAGGAAGTGAGATCCGGCTCGGACCTCGGGAACTTGATAAGGAGCCACATGGATGAGGGGAGACTGGTTCCGGATGAAGTGGTCTACATGGTCCTCGAGAAGGGGCTCGCTAACGCGCTCAGAGGATTCATCCTAGATGGTTTCCCGAGGAACTTGAGGCAGGCTGAATGGTTGGATGACTTCCTCTCCTCGAGGGGCTTAGAGCTTGATGCAGTCATCCACTTCGATGTGAGCGACCTCACCGTGCTCAGGAGGATGATGGGAAGGCTCGTCTGTGAGAAATGCGGCAGGACTTACAACATCTTCTACGACCCTCCCGAGGACATCAGGAGGTGCGACTGCGGGGGAAGGCTCTATCAGAGGAACGATGATTGTTACGAGAAGATCCTCAAGAGGTTGGATGTCTTCAGAGAGGAGACAGAACCTCTGCTCGATTACTATAGGGCGAGAGATAAGCTGGTCATGATAGACGCATCTAAGGATATCGAGGAAGTGAGGAAAGATGCTCTAATGGCTTTATCTGAGCTTAGAGTTCTCAGGAGATCTCCCAAGTGA
- a CDS encoding FeoA family protein has product MERARVPLSSLRPGERGRIISLIGGWGAISRLREMGVLPGEVVEVVSNSFGPVVIRVKGATFAIGRGLASRVLVEVVS; this is encoded by the coding sequence ATGGAGCGGGCCAGGGTCCCCCTGTCCAGCTTGAGACCCGGGGAGAGGGGCAGGATAATCTCCTTGATCGGCGGTTGGGGAGCTATCAGTAGGTTGAGGGAAATGGGAGTGCTTCCCGGGGAGGTTGTGGAGGTCGTATCGAACTCCTTCGGACCAGTGGTCATCAGGGTGAAGGGTGCTACGTTCGCCATAGGTAGGGGGCTGGCCTCGAGGGTCCTGGTGGAGGTGGTGAGTTGA